The Streptomyces spororaveus genome includes a region encoding these proteins:
- the cobT gene encoding nicotinate-nucleotide--dimethylbenzimidazole phosphoribosyltransferase, whose amino-acid sequence MTDTGQVPGEGLPDNAGMVDQQSVPAPVQIPAPIPPGYAFQDLMDNPAEPEDEELLLMPSGQGAWSDPQVVPQAPAFPAAPQLGEPQMYPDLSYSAEPAYPEAPAAFSEFPPPVFPDGGYSAGAHETGGRDSGALDLGGLVVPPPAASVAPAAPAAPVRRPLHMGPPMPEANGGVVRSLADRGPAAAPAQAAPTAAPLGAVATTPLHQAGPPTLGPEYLDIPRAEPAAAPEAQPGEIPPQGGAPWTPESVPAPEPVAAEPARDPEPVAVPVAAEAPEPVAAAVEPEPQPVPVPAETAAHPPQPEAVPAEALPAAAETPEPVAAEPVVAEVPAVVPVPVAPAEPAVPVAPAEPAEPVQPVLAEAVPAEAVPAPVEPAAVEPQPAPAAPEEQPAEPVAPEPVAVVAPVEAAEPVQPVLAEAVPAEAVPAPVEPAAVEPQPAPAAPEEPAPAAPAEPAEAVAPADQPEAESETGPEAAVAAEPAAGEAAPGYADAEREAVLRVMRERRDIRKGFRTDPIPHEVLLRVLEAAHTAPSVGHSQPWDFVVIRSAETRRTMHELAQRQREAYAKSLPKGRAKQFKELKIEAILDTPVNIVVTADPTRGGRHTLGRHTQPQMAPYSSALAVENLWLAARAEGLGVGWVSFFDEREMVRELGLPEHLEVVAYLCVGYVDEFPEEPELAQAGWSQRRPLSWVVHEETYGRRALPGEEPHDLLSETVASIRPLDAKALGEAWERQKRMTKPAGALGMLEIISAQLSGLSRVCPPPIPEPAAVAIFAGDHGVHAQGVTPWPQEVTTQMVANFLGGGAVCNAFANQVGAEVCVIDVGVAGDLPATPGLLPRKVRPGTADLSTGPAMTREEAIAAIEVGIETARDLVAAGNKALLTGEMGIANTTVSAALISVFTGVDPSEVTGRGTGINDETHARKVEVVRRALELHQPDPADPIGVLAAIGGLEHAAIVGLLLGGASLRTPVILDGVSAGAAALVARAIAPESLSACIAGHRSAEPGHVAALNKLGLRPLVDLDLRLGEGTGALLALPLVQSAARAMHEVATFDSAGVTEK is encoded by the coding sequence ATGACTGACACCGGCCAGGTCCCGGGCGAGGGTCTCCCGGACAACGCGGGCATGGTGGATCAGCAGAGCGTCCCCGCTCCGGTCCAGATCCCCGCACCGATTCCCCCCGGCTACGCCTTCCAGGACCTCATGGACAACCCGGCCGAGCCGGAGGACGAGGAACTGCTGCTGATGCCGAGCGGCCAGGGCGCGTGGAGCGACCCGCAGGTCGTCCCGCAGGCCCCCGCCTTCCCGGCCGCGCCCCAGCTCGGCGAGCCGCAGATGTACCCGGACCTGTCCTACTCCGCCGAGCCCGCCTACCCCGAGGCCCCGGCCGCGTTCAGCGAGTTCCCCCCGCCCGTGTTCCCCGACGGCGGCTACAGCGCGGGCGCGCACGAGACCGGCGGCCGTGACTCCGGCGCGCTCGACCTCGGCGGGCTCGTCGTCCCGCCCCCGGCGGCCTCCGTCGCCCCGGCGGCCCCCGCGGCCCCCGTCCGGCGTCCCCTGCACATGGGCCCGCCCATGCCCGAGGCCAACGGCGGAGTCGTGCGGTCCCTCGCCGACCGGGGCCCGGCCGCCGCGCCCGCCCAGGCCGCCCCGACGGCCGCCCCGCTCGGCGCCGTGGCGACGACCCCGCTCCACCAGGCCGGCCCCCCGACCTTGGGGCCCGAGTACCTGGACATCCCGCGCGCCGAGCCCGCAGCGGCCCCCGAGGCCCAGCCGGGCGAGATCCCGCCGCAGGGCGGGGCCCCGTGGACCCCGGAGTCCGTCCCCGCCCCGGAGCCGGTGGCGGCCGAGCCGGCCCGGGACCCCGAGCCGGTGGCGGTCCCCGTAGCCGCCGAAGCCCCCGAGCCGGTAGCGGCCGCCGTCGAGCCGGAGCCGCAGCCGGTGCCCGTGCCGGCGGAGACGGCGGCTCACCCGCCGCAGCCCGAGGCCGTTCCGGCCGAGGCGCTCCCCGCGGCGGCGGAGACCCCCGAGCCGGTGGCCGCGGAGCCGGTGGTCGCCGAGGTGCCCGCCGTCGTACCCGTACCGGTCGCCCCCGCGGAGCCGGCCGTACCGGTCGCCCCCGCGGAGCCCGCCGAGCCCGTCCAGCCGGTGCTCGCCGAGGCCGTGCCCGCCGAGGCCGTGCCCGCCCCGGTCGAGCCGGCGGCCGTCGAGCCGCAGCCCGCCCCGGCAGCCCCCGAGGAGCAGCCGGCCGAGCCCGTCGCGCCCGAGCCCGTGGCGGTCGTCGCCCCGGTGGAGGCCGCCGAGCCCGTGCAGCCGGTGCTCGCCGAGGCCGTGCCCGCGGAGGCCGTGCCCGCCCCGGTCGAGCCGGCGGCCGTCGAGCCGCAGCCCGCCCCGGCAGCCCCCGAGGAGCCCGCCCCGGCCGCCCCCGCCGAGCCGGCCGAGGCCGTCGCCCCGGCGGACCAGCCCGAGGCGGAGTCCGAGACCGGGCCCGAGGCCGCCGTCGCGGCCGAGCCCGCCGCCGGCGAGGCGGCCCCCGGCTACGCCGACGCCGAGCGCGAGGCCGTCCTGCGCGTCATGCGCGAGCGCCGCGACATCCGCAAGGGCTTCCGTACCGATCCGATCCCCCACGAGGTGCTGCTCCGCGTCCTGGAGGCGGCCCACACCGCGCCCAGCGTCGGCCACTCCCAGCCCTGGGACTTCGTCGTCATCCGCTCCGCCGAGACCCGCCGGACGATGCACGAGCTCGCCCAGCGCCAGCGCGAGGCGTACGCGAAGTCGCTGCCCAAGGGCCGGGCGAAGCAGTTCAAGGAACTCAAGATCGAGGCCATCCTCGACACCCCGGTGAACATCGTCGTGACCGCCGACCCCACCCGGGGCGGACGCCACACCCTCGGCCGGCACACCCAGCCGCAGATGGCCCCGTACTCCTCGGCCCTCGCCGTCGAGAACCTCTGGCTCGCCGCGCGCGCCGAAGGCCTCGGCGTCGGCTGGGTCAGCTTCTTCGACGAGCGTGAGATGGTCCGCGAGCTGGGCCTGCCCGAGCACCTCGAAGTCGTCGCCTACCTCTGCGTCGGCTACGTCGACGAGTTCCCCGAGGAGCCCGAGCTCGCCCAGGCCGGCTGGTCGCAGCGCCGCCCGCTCTCCTGGGTGGTCCACGAGGAGACCTACGGCCGGCGCGCGCTGCCCGGCGAGGAGCCGCACGACCTGCTCTCCGAGACGGTCGCAAGCATCCGCCCGCTCGACGCGAAGGCTCTGGGCGAGGCCTGGGAGCGCCAGAAGCGCATGACCAAGCCCGCCGGGGCCCTGGGCATGCTGGAGATCATCTCGGCCCAGCTGTCCGGCCTCTCCCGCGTCTGCCCGCCGCCGATCCCGGAGCCGGCCGCGGTCGCGATCTTCGCCGGTGACCACGGTGTGCACGCCCAGGGCGTCACCCCGTGGCCGCAGGAGGTCACCACGCAGATGGTGGCCAACTTCCTCGGCGGCGGAGCGGTCTGCAACGCCTTCGCCAACCAGGTCGGCGCCGAGGTCTGCGTGATCGACGTCGGTGTCGCGGGCGACCTGCCCGCCACCCCGGGCCTGCTGCCCCGCAAGGTCCGCCCCGGCACGGCGGACCTCTCCACCGGCCCGGCGATGACCCGCGAGGAAGCCATCGCGGCCATCGAGGTCGGCATCGAGACGGCCCGCGACCTCGTCGCGGCGGGCAACAAGGCGCTCCTCACCGGCGAGATGGGCATCGCGAACACCACGGTCTCCGCAGCCCTGATCTCGGTCTTCACGGGAGTCGACCCGTCGGAGGTCACCGGCCGCGGCACGGGCATCAACGACGAGACGCACGCCCGCAAGGTCGAGGTCGTCCGCCGCGCCCTGGAACTCCACCAGCCCGACCCGGCGGACCCGATCGGCGTCCTCGCGGCCATCGGCGGCCTGGAGCACGCGGCCATCGTCGGCCTCCTCCTCGGCGGCGCGTCGCTGCGCACCCCGGTGATCCTGGACGGCGTGAGCGCCGGAGCGGCCGCCCTGGTGGCCCGCGCCATCGCCCCCGAGTCCCTGTCGGCGTGCATCGCGGGCCACCGCAGCGCCGAGCCGGGCCACGTCGCCGCGCTCAACAAGCTGGGCCTGCGCCCGCTGGTCGACCTGGACCTCCGCCTCGGCGAGGGAACGGGCGCCCTGCTCGCCCTTCCCCTGGTCCAGAGCGCGGCCCGCGCGATGCACGAGGTCGCCACGTTCGACTCGGCGGGCGTCACCGAGAAGTAG